From a region of the Impatiens glandulifera chromosome 4, dImpGla2.1, whole genome shotgun sequence genome:
- the LOC124934686 gene encoding uncharacterized protein LOC124934686, which translates to MTSTLFSYSPSQVPIFEGEFYEFWSSQMETFFISLGLWDMIDEEELDVPDEDDEGYAKFEKDLKKRDALALRYIQQGVGKTIFPRIFGVKKAQDAWVIFKQEFQGTEKTIALKLQTLWKDFDNLKMEDREKVQDFSSRVSTIVNQIKSSEDEIKDKKVVEKVLRSLPQKFDHVAAAIEESKDLSKMTIYELTGSLLAHEQRINRSCTPSTDQAFKSKQVPEAFSRSHHNKFGKKNEKTFGWKGKAPQQSGDSYSCIICKKTNHESKDCYFKCKRCKIPNHSQRDC; encoded by the coding sequence ATGACATCTACTCTATTCTCATACTCTCCAAGTCAAGTTCCTATCTTTGAAGGCGAATTCTATGAATTCTGGAGCAGCCAAATGGAAACATTTTTCATATCCCTAGGTCTTTGGGATATGATAGATGAAGAAGAACTCGATGTGCCCGATGAAGACGACGAAGGATATGCGAAATTTGAAAAGGATCTCAAAAAACGAGATGCATTAGCTTTGCGCTATATTCAACAAGGAGTTGGGAAAACCATATTCCCTCGTATTTTTGGAGTAAAAAAGGCTCAAGATGCTTGGGTGATATTTAAACAGGAATTTCAAGGTACGGAGAAAACGATCGCATTAAAACTCCAAACCCTATGGAAAGATTTTGACAATCTAAAGATGGAGGATCGAGAAAAGGTACAAGATTTTTCTTCTCGTGTTTCTACTattgtcaatcaaataaaaagcagcgaagatgaaatcaaagacaaaaaagTTGTTGAAAAGGTTCTTCGAAGCCTTCCTCAAAAATTCGATCATGTTGCTGCTGCGATTGAAGAATCAAAAGATTTGTCCAAGATGACAATATATGAGTTGACTGGATCTCTTCTAGCACATGAGCAAAGAATTAATCGCTCTTGTACTCCATCAACTGATCAAGCCTTCAAATCCAAGCAAGTACCAGAAGCGTTTTCAAGAAGCCATCACAACAAATTtggtaagaaaaatgaaaagacaTTCGGTTGGAAAGGCAAAGCACCACAACAATCTGGTGATTCTTATTCCTGTATTATTTGCAAGAAAACAAATCATGAGTCAAAAGATTGTTATTTCAAATGCAAAAGATGCAAAATCCCTAATCATTCTCAAAGGGATTGTTGA
- the LOC124937049 gene encoding uncharacterized protein LOC124937049 produces MFLNFHLRLVLPCDFFSHTVDGDDVFEVPVSDFFLNQQTCCLFLSKLASFSSFSTTKISTSLRKSSIAMAIDKGKKKFDFRSFVSKPDEAVDFFLEVVLLKEENSLTTES; encoded by the exons ATGTTTCTTAACTTTCATTTGCGCCTTGTTTTACCTTGTGATTTCTTCTCTCACACAGTGGATGGAGACGATGTATTTGAGGTACCCGTTTCAGATTTCTTCTTAAATCAACAGACCTGTTGCTTGTTTCTGTCAAAGTTGGCCTCGTTCTCTTCATTTTCTACTACGAAAATCTCTACAAGCCTTAGGAAATCCTCAATTGCGATGGCGATTGATAAGGGGAAGAAGAAATTCGATTTTCGTAGCTTCGTCTCCAAACCAGATGAAGCTGTCGATTTCTTTCTCGAAGTTGTTTTGCTCAAGGAG GAGAACTCTTTAACAACTGAATCTTGA
- the LOC124934687 gene encoding keratin-associated protein 6-2-like, whose protein sequence is MFGFGFGFAFACGRGRGRGRGRGRGRGRGRGRGRGRGRGRGRGRGRGRGRGRGRGRGRGRGRGRGRGRGRGRGRGRGRGRGRGRGRGCGCGCGCA, encoded by the coding sequence AtgtttggatttggatttggatttgcatTTGCATGTGGACGTGGACGTGGACGTGGACGTGGACGTGGACGTGGACGTGGACGTGGACGTGGACGTGGACGTGGACGTGGACGTGGACGTGGACGTGGACGTGGACGTGGACGTGGACGTGGACGTGGACGTGGACGTGGACGTGGACGTGGACGTGGACGTGGACGTGGACGTGGACGTGGACGTGGACGTGGACGTGGACGTGGACGTGGACGTGGACGTGGACGTGGATGTGGATGTGGATGTGGATGTGCATAA